The DNA sequence GGACGCACATAACGCATAATAAGACTTGAGACCTAAGACATGAGGTATTAGACCATAATCTAATATCTTGTGTCTTGAGTCTTACATCTAAAAAAATTTAAAACTCATAAGCAATAGATATGGAAATCGTATCAAAAGTTCGTGAGCCACTGGTAACCGGTGGTAAGACGTACAAAGATATCACAGAGGACGTTTGTCGTCCGGTGGAGGCTGCGCCAAATATCAAATGGTTGGCTGGTCTTGGATTTGCCCTACTGCTGCTCGTTTCAGGTGGCTACTTCCTGGGAGAGATGCTGTGGTATGGTATCGGTAAATGGGGTATGAACAAGTCAGTAGAATGGGCTTGGGATATCACCAACTTCGTATGGTGGGTAGGTATCGGTCACGCAGGTACCCTGATCTCTGCCGTACTTCTTTTGTTCCGCCAGAAATGGAGAACATCTATTAACCGTGCTGCGGAAGCAATGACGATCTTCGCCGTAATCTGTGCCGCTATCTGGCCAGTAGTACACATGGGTCGTCCTTGGTTGGGTGCTTACTGGGCTCTTCCACTTCCAAACGCATTTGGTTCACTGTGGGTAAACTTCAACTCACCACTACTTTGGGACGTATTCGCGATCTCAACTTACTTCTCTGTATCATTGGTATTCTGGTTCATCGGTCTGATTCCTGACTTTGCAACTATCCGTGACAGAGCAATTAAGCCAGTTCCAAGACTGATCTACGGTATGCTTTCAATGGGCTTCAATGGCTCAGCTAAAACTTGGATGCACTACGAATCAGTATCATTGATTCTGGCAGGTCTTTCGACTCCTTTGGTACTTTCAGTACACACGATTGTATCGTTTGACTTTGCTACTTCAGTGATTCCTGGATGGCACACAACTATTTTCCCTCCATACTTCGTAGCAGGTGCGATCTTCTCAGGTTTCGCCATGGTATTGACGTTGATGATTGTAACGCGTAAGCTTTACAACTTGGAGGACTACATCACAATGGAGCACATTGAGATGATGAACGTCATTATTACAGTGACAGGTTCAGTAGTAGGTATCGCCTACATTACTGAGTTCTTCATCGCTTGGTACTCAGGTGTAGAATATGAGCAATATGCTTTCGTAAACCGTATGACAGGTCAGTACTGGTGGGCTTACTGGTCAATGATGACTTGTAACGTAATCTCTCCACAGCTGTTCTACTTCAAAGGAGTAAGAACAAACCTGTATGCGACTTTCGCACTGTCAATCGTGGTAAACATTGGTATGTGGTTCGAGCGTTTCGTAATTATCGTAACATCACTGCACAGAGACTACCTGCCTTCAAGCTGGGTATACTTCTCGCCAACAATTCACGACGTGATGTCATACGTATTTACATTCGGTCTGTTCTTCACGCTGTTCCTGATGTTCTCTAAATTCTTCCCTGTAGTCAACATGGCTGAGGTGAAATCAATCCTTAGAGACTCAGACTCTAAAGTGTACAGAGGTCGTAGAACTATCTCTGATGCTGTAGTACCAGCTGACCACAGAACAACTGAAGAAGAAAAGGCAAGAGAAAGCGTAATGGCTTAATCACCGCTAAACAGTTGTGTGAAATTCTGAAGAACTGAAAACAGAAAATTCAATGGAAAACAATAAGCATTTCGTACTGGGTATATTCAACGACCACAACGTGTTGCTGAAAGCGGTGAAAGCTGTAAGAGGCAAGGGCGTGAATATCAAAGAGGTATATACTCCTTACCCGGTTCACCACCTAGAGGACGCACTAGGATATAAGAGATCTTGGATGCCAAAAGCGGCATTTATGTTTGGTATGACAGGTACAATCCTGGCAATCGTACTCCAAACTTGGGTGATGGGTATTGACTGGCCGATGATTATCGGTGGTAAGTCATTTATCGCTATCCCTGACTTTGTTCCGATTACTTTCGAGTTGACAGTACTACTGTCTGCATTCGGTATGGTAGGTTCATTCTTTGTATCACAAGGTCTGAAACCTTACGCTGTACCAGTTATATTTGACAGAAGACAATCTGACGACAAGCACGTAATGGCGATTGATTTGGCTAAAAATGGCTTGAGCGAAGCAGAACTTATGGGTCTTTTGGAAGAGACAGGCGCAGAAGAAGTGAAAAGAAGAGACCTGACTGAGAAAGAGCAGGAAGGTAACTTTATCACTTACATTGTTGACCTGTTTACACACGGTGTAACTGACTCAGCTCGTAAACTAAACTAATTTTCTAGAGGCTAGAGACAAGAAGCTAGAACATAGATAAATACTTGTCTAGGTTCTAGTCTCTAGGTTCTGGCTTCTAAAAAGAATCAAACATAAAATTTTCGCAAAATGCGCATCAATAAAATACTTCTTGGACTTTTGGCAGGTGCTGCGGTAATGACAGGATGTACAGCGGAAGGTAACGATCCAGGTGTGGAGTATGCTCCACAAATGTATGTTTCAATCCCTTACGAGCCACTTACGCAGGTGACCAATGAAGGGGTTCCTACTGGTCTTATCGAAGGCTTGTATGAGTACTATACCAACTCAACTCCTTACAACGACTACAAAGGTAAGCAGCCGATGAACGAGATGCTTCCTGTTGAAGGTACAGTTGCTCGTCAGAACTACTCTTCAGTGACTAAGTCATTAGACGCTAAGCCAGACCAACCGCTTCTTTACTACAAAGAGTACGGTAAAAACGACTTGGAAAAAGCAGCAGCAGAGCTGCAAAACCCACTTCCAGACTCAAAAGATATCGTGAAAGAGGGTAAGCACCTTTTTGAGGCTTACTGTCAGCCATGTCACGGTGCAGCTGGTGATGGTCAAGGCAAAGTAGGTAAGGTATACCTTGGTGTAGCTAACCTGAAAGGCAAGGCTATCGTCAATGCAACTGACGGTCATATCTTCCACGTTATCACTCATGGAAAAGGCAGAATGTGGTCTCATAAATCACAGCTGAATCCTGAGCAGAGATGGAAAATCGTTAAATACGTAAGAGATCTTCAAGGTAAGTAATTGCAAATAGTTTTGTTGGGTTGAGAGTGTCAGTGCACTTTTTTCAAAAATTGGAGAAACGTGCAGGGGGACTTCTTGGGCTTAGCAAAACCAAAAAGATATAAAAAATGGCTCACGTAGATGTAGATATCAACAACATTCAGGAGCAATTCTCCTTCTCGGGGGACCTGAAGAAAAAAATACTCGGTATTGGCGGACTGGGTGTGCTGGTACTTGTGATCGGCATAGTGATGCTGATGTTTGGTGGCGGACACGGTCATGAGGAGCACCATGCTGCTCTTGAGGCTGCTGCTAACGTAGCATCTGTAGCTTCTGATGGTCACGGGCACGCAGCAGATGTAGCGGCTCATGCTGAAGGTGGCGAGCACCACGGTGGTTTCCACTGGACAACTGTACTGAAAACTAACCTTTGGATGAATGCAGTATACTTTATCGGTATCGCACTTCTTGGTTTCTTCTTCTTTACAATCCAGTTTGCGGCAAACGCAGGTTGGTCAACGCCAGTTCAGCGTATCATGTTGAACTTCGGTAGATTTATTCCTATCGGTGGTGCTATCCTGTTGGTAGCATTCCTGATCGGTAACCACGATATTTTCCACTGGACGCACAGCTACCTGTTCGATCCAACAAGCCCAGAGTTTGACCCAGTTATCAAAGGTAAGGAAGGCTTCCTTAACCTTCCTTTCTACTTGGTTAGAATGGTAGTGTTCGTAGCAGTTTGGACAGTGTTCTTCTTTATGCTGAACAAACTTTCTACTAACGAGGATCTTCACGTAGGTTCAACTGTACACTTCAGAAGAACACAAAGAATCTCAGTAGCATTCTTGATCTTCTTCGGTGTATCAGAGTCTATCGCTTCTTGGGACTGGATCATGTCAATCGACACACACTGGTACTCAACACTATTCGGTTGGTACTGTCTGGCTAGCTGGTTGGTAACTGCGGTTTCATCAATCACGTTGGTAGCAGTAATCCTGAAAGAAATGGGTTACCTGAAAATTGTTAACGAAAACCACTTCCATGACCTTGGTAAGTTTATCTTCGGTTTCTCAATCTTCTGGTCGTACCTGTTCCTTGCGCAGTTCCTTTTGATCTACTACGCTAACATCCCAGAGGAAACAATTTACTTTATTGAGCGTCTGAGATCAGGAAACTACTTCTGGATCTTCGTTACAATGTTGTTGTTCAACTTTGTAATGCCTTTCTTCATCATGATGACAAGAGATGCGAAGAGAAAGACTATGTTCCTGAAGATCGTTACTGTAGTAATCATCATCGGTCACTGGTTGGACTTCTACCTGATGATCACTCCAGGTGTTCTGAAAGAAAACGGTGGTATGACTTTGTCAGCTATCGGTATGGGTCTGGTATTCCTGTCAGGTTTTGCTTACGTGATCTTCAATGGTCTTACTAAAGCAGGTCTGATTCCTCAGAATCACCCAATGATCGAGGAAGGTATCTACCACCACACTTAAGAAATGCAGTAGCAACTAGTTTGTTACTTAAAAATATAACCCTCGGGAGAGCAATCTTCTGAGGGTTTTTGTTTTTACAGGAATTTGAAACAACCGGTCCTTATGTGGGGTTATGATTGGAGAATCATAATCAAGAAAATTAGCGATGGGAAGAATTAAAGCGTTTGATAAACTGAAGGACACAGGTTATACAATGCCTGTACTTTTTGTAGGACATGGGTCTCCTATGAATGGAATTGAAGACAATGAGTTTAGCCGTTATTGGGCAAAACTAGGTAAAGAAATACCAGAGCCAGCTGCCGTATTGTGTATTTCGGCACATTGGCTGACAAGGGGAACACATATTACGGCAATGGACGCTCCAAGAACGATTCATGACTTTGGTGGTTTCCCAAAAGAGTTGTTTGAGGTAGAGTACCCTGCACCGGGAAGCCCTGAAATAGCAAAGTCAACGAGTGATCTGATTGCTTCAACCTCAGTAGGGCTAGACCATGATTGGGGGTTGGATCACGGTTGCTGGACTGTGGTCAGACACATGTACCCAAATGCCAATATTCCTGTCCTTCAATTGAGTATTGATTATGATAAGCCCGCATCATATCATTATGAGTTGGGCAAAGAGTTGCAGGCATTAAGAAAGAAGGGAGTTTTGATAATGGGAAGTGGCAATATGGTCCATAACCTTAGAATGGTAGCTTGGGATAAGATGAGTACACCTGACTTTGGGTTTGACTGGGCATTGGAAATCAACGAAAAGTTCAAGCAGCTGATTTCAGCCCAAGACCATCAGTCCTTAATTGATTATCAGAAACTAGGACAAGCTGCCCGATTGGCAGTGCCAACCCCAGACCATTATTTCCCTTTGCTCTATACCTTGGCATTGCAGCAGGAGAGTGATGAGGTATCCTTTTTTAATGACAGGTATGTAGGAGGGTCTCTTAATATGACATCCGTGAAGATTTCAGCTAGTTAGGTGAGAGTGGTTCAGTTTAAGCTGAACCATTTTTTATTATTCTTAGAATTATCTATACTTCCCATATTTTAAGGGTAGATGACTTTTTAATACTAAACCTGATTACTAAATGAGAATATTACTTATCGCGCTTCTGCTATTATCTGGAAGCCAACTTTTAGCACAAACTTACAAAGATGTATCAAGTAAGGTAAAAAGCGCTACAGTGTACACTAAAGGCGCTCAAATCATAAGGAAAGCAAATGTCAGTTTGAAAGCAGGTAAGAACTACTTGAAATTCACCAAGCTTTCAGAAAACATAAATCCTTCTAACCTTCAGTTGAGTGGGAATGGCACCTATACACTGATCAGTGTCAAACACCAGCATAATTACCTGAGCAAGGAAGATAAGCAGCAAGATGCTGACCGTGAAGTATGGAAACAGAAGCTAGACTTACTCAACAAACAAGAAGTTAAGGAGAGAGCCAAGCTGAGGGTAGTGGATAGAGAATTGGAAATTCTGTTGGCAAACAAACAACTCAGAGGGGAGCAACAGAACCTGAGCACACAGGAGTTGATGACAGCCATGAACTATTTCAGCAGCAAGATGACTGAGATAGAGGAGAAGAAAATTGCCATCAATAGCAGGTTGGAGGATATCAAAGAAGAAAAAGAAAAACTGATCCATCAAATTTCCTTGTTGAAGAAAGGGAATGATGAACTGGTAAGCGAAGTGTTGGCTGTGGTGGATGTACCTCAGGCTCTTGATTGGAAAGTGGAGTTAACCTATACCATTGACAAGGCAGGTTGGTTTCCAACATATGACATTCGTGTAAACAAGCTGAATGAACCAATGCAGATTGTCTCCAAGGCAAGTGTTTTTCAGCAAAGTGGCTATGACTGGAAAGATGTTAAGCTATCCATTTCTTCTGGTAACCCATCTCAGAATCAGGTTTTGCCTACCATGGATACTTGGTACCTGGATTATACCTATTCCACTTTCAATTCAAGAAACTATGGTAGCCAAAGTTACTATAGCACACCTGCTTCTTCACTGGGTATCCATCAGGTGAGTGGTAAAATCAGGGATGAGAGAGGTGAACCAATAGCGGGAGCAACTGTCCTTGTAAAAGGATCAACGATTGGAACAGTTACGAATAGAGAAGGTTATTACTCATTGCAGTTGCCAAATAATGCAGCCGTTTTGGTTGTTCACTATATTGGTTATGAAAATGTAGAGGTACCGATAAATCAGTCGGTAGCCAATGTTACACTGAAGGAGGATATAAATCAGCTTGATGAAGTAGTAGTTGTGGGTTATGGCACGGAAGTTAAAAAAAGACTGTCAGGAAAAGTAGCAGGCGTTAATGTAAGTAAAGCTAAAAAAGAGGAGGCTCCCAAACCTATTCCAGTTACCCGAACAGAGAACCCTGTCAGCTTTAACTATGAGATCAAAATACCTTATACAGTGCCTTCAGACGGTCAGTCTTATGTAATTGAGATGCTTAAGCAGGAAGTGCCTACAGAATACGCTTACAGTGCTGTTCCAAAATTGGAGGAGGGAGCATTCCTGATGGCTAGGGTACCTGACTGGGAGAATTATGACTTCCTTGAAGGAGAGGCAAGTTTGTATTTTGATAACAATTTTGTCGGTAAAACGGTCATCAGTAGCGAGACCGTAACAGATACTTTGGACATCTCTTTGGGTAAGGATGAGCGAATAGTGGTCAAGCGTGAAAAGGTAAAAGAACTGAAAGAGAAAGCTTTCATTGGCGCTACGAGAAAGGCAACAAGAGCTTGGACCATTTCATTGAAAAATGCCCGTTCCGAAACGGTTGAGGTTAACCTTAAAGACCAGATTCCGGTATCGGTCAATGATGAGATTGAAGTTGAGTTGCTTTCAGGAGATGGGGCAGAATTAGATGACAAGACGGGCTTGTTGACTTGGAAGATCAAACTGAAGCCTGGACAATCCAAGGACTTTACATTTAAATATATGGTACGATATCCGAAAAAGGAAAATGTGCTGCTAGAGTAGTGAATGCAGAAAGGCTGAATGGAATACGAACCATTCAGTCTTTTTTTATTGAGGCAAATTTAGACAAAAAAATACAGGCGGGATAGCCTGTATAAAAAAAACGAAAGGAAAGAAGGGGTATTAAAAGCAAGCTCCAGCTGCCTTATCGTTCGGTATCTCGACTCTTTTGGTAATTTCGTTGTCACTGATTGTATAATTGAAATCTTCGTATCCCATCCATCTGCCACCAACCCAAACACTAGTGTAGAATTGGTATTCTGTTCCAACTTTTAGTTTGTTGGTAGAGAAAACCCCTCCTTTCATATAACCCAAGTACTGCCAATATCGACACCCGCTTGGGTCTTTGTAATAGATATAAGCACTAGGGTAGAATACAACATCTGGATTATTGGGGCAAGTAGCAGAAAGGTCAAAACTGATTTCTTCCAGTGGGGAAGTATCTCCTGTTGCTGTAAAAGAGATTGACTGGGCTTGGCAGGCATCAAATGATTCAGATGTAGCAATTTCTTTAGTGTTGTTACACCAGTAATAGCCATCGAATATTTTGATTTCGAGTGAGGTGTTTTGGGGTACCCGATACATGTAAATCATCTCTTGGTCAGCGAAGTACTTGTACCCTGAGCTTAGATACTGACCTGTTTGTGAATTATAGATTCTTGTATAATAATATCCTGATTTGAAGTTACTGTCAAAACTCATGTTAATGCTTGAAGTGTTGCATGAACTGAACCACCAGTCAAGATTCCAGTAAGAAAGATGTGATACGCTCAGCGTTGCATACAGTTCTCCGCTTTGCTCGTACACTAAAGCATTGCCTTCACTATCCCATGATGATGCTCCTTCATTGAGACTCCAAACAGGGATAATGTCACCCGCCTTGACAGGTTCGTAATTGTTTTCAGGGTTAGAAGTTGCTGAAGAGATACTAATTTCTACTTTGATGGGTTCAGAGAAGGTTTTAACCTCTTTTGTCTCGCTATGCATATTGATTGCTACAAGACCAGCTGTTTCAAATACAAAATAACCTTCTTCTTCCCTGAGTGAGATATTATCTAAACCTCCAGGGAAAGCTTCTAGTGCTTGAGGACTGTTAGGTGAAAAATAGACCAATTGTGCCGTAACATTACCAGTAACAGGTCTGCCTTTAGCATCCTTCATAATAGTGCCATTTGGAATAGTTACAGAAGCACCTTCTTGGTCATAGCTATATGTTTGGAAACTCATTTCCTGTGTGGTCGCACCTTGGCTATCAGTATTGAAATTGATTTCCTGAACACTTATTCCTTCAGGTGGAGAACTGAGGTTCACCATATTGATATAGACATACTGTGCCTCCGCATTTGTTGTGGTGATATTTCTGGAAGTGGTTAGGTAATTTGACAACTTGGCTGTAACTGTAAAATCAAGCTGTATGGGAACTTCACTTTGAGACTTTACCACAAGCGTTAGGAAACCAAACTCATTTACACTGAATCGCCTGTTAAGATTTTGACTCAAAATAGAAGTGGCATTGGGACCACTGACCGATATGGAAATGTCCTCAAATGGAATTTCTGTACTGCTATTGGTGTCAACGAACTGTACAGTGATGGTACTTATGTTGCTGTCATCATCTATGGCTAATTGAAGCTGTAATCCTTCCAGTGGATCATTGCAACTACCAATTAAACAGAGTACCAGAAGAAAGACGATTTTTTTTGCTAATCGCAATATCATGATCATAGTAGTTTCAAGGATATTAAGGTAAAGGTGTAGTGTAGTTTAAAAGACAGGTAAGGGTAAATTTGGTATTGAGAGAGGTTTTGCTCAATTGTTGGTTGCTGAGATACATTTGGGGCGAGATAGTTACTAGCTTCCATACTTACTTTTGGAGCACCTTGATAAAATGCTCCAATGTCTATCCCTAAGCCCAAACCTTTGAGAATATCATTGAGAATAAACCAGTGTTGTCTCCTGAGTGACCGAATATCCTTCAATTCCAGATTACTGCCTATACCTAAATAGGGCATAATGGAATTGGTTTTGATAAAAACAGCTACCTGACCTAGTTCTTCAGGGGAAATATCAATTCCACCAACGAAAACATTACTGTCGTTTAAGCCTGTGACAGAAAAGTCAGTCATAACGTTATAGGCAAGCCCAGCGGTTACTTTTAAGGCGATAGGAGCATTACGTGTTTCGGGATGAAAATAGTAGTGACCATAGATACCAGCAGTGATGGTTTCTGCCTTGATTTTAGCTAAAATACTATAGTCAAGGATATAGCGGTTTTGAGTGAAATTTACATTGAGGTAATTGATGTTTCCACTTACTGAAAAATGGTTTTTGAGGGTCTTTTCAGCGTCAATTCCAATTCCTTGGCTACTGAATTTTAATCCCAAGTGCAGGTAATTCCTACTTTTTCGTTGGGCATGACAATCAACGTTAAATAAGGAAAGTAGAAATAAAGTTAAGCTCCAAAGTAGTAGGGTTTTCATAGCAAAAGTAGATAGTGGTAAAGTTAGTGGTCGATCAATTAGTTTAAAGCCAGACTTTCTGCTTTTTTCTCTTTCTCCTTAAGTATACCACCTTCATAAGTGGTGATCACAAATGCTTCATCCTTGAGAGAAAGACCATAAGTTTTTTGAAGGCTAGTAATGGTGAGGATATTATTTCCTATAACAGCAAATGAGTATTTTCCTTGTAACTGAAGCGTAGCCAATAGTTTGTTTTCATGGTATATTCCCAACCATTTTTTGGAAACAGGTTTCATGTATAGCTGTTTATCCGTAAAGTATTGGGCTAAGGCTTCCTGCTCTTGAATTTTGATATAGTAGTTGTCCATGTCAAACTTGAACAGGTTTACACCATCAAAGAAATGAGTACCTTGTTTTTTGTGTGTAAGGATCATCCAAGAACCGAAGTCCATACGTTGGTCATAGTAGTATTTGCGGATTTTGTTTTTTTTGCGGACGGATGCTAAGATGATCTCATTGTCTTCAGTCATTTCCACCTCAGAGGCTATCTCTTTTGTATTCAGGTTGAATAGCAATTTTAATAGCGCTATATCTTCCACACTACTTATTTCATTCAGGTTGATTTTGTCAGGTATCAGTTCTTCAATCACTGGAGGGGTGTGCTCTTCTGGGGTAGGAGGAATAACTGTTTCTGTATTGTCTTCACTTCCATTGATTATATTTTCCTTGATACTTTCAGAACTGCTCGCTTCGGTGTCAGTAGTTGTCTCAGAGTTAGTTTCTAACCCTTGATCAAGTGCTTCCTGCAGAGGTCTGACTTTTTGAGGCCTATTCTGAATAGGTTCAAATTCATTATGTTGTTGGGATTGTTATTATCAGTTACAGCAAAAGCTTCAGTGGTTTTGTTACCATTGATGCCGTCTACTTTGTTCATGACCATGATCCTTCTTTCAAAATAATCACTTTGGCTGAACATAATATTGGACTTTCGGACTCCTGCAACAGCTATTCCAGACTCATATACCCTGACTATTTTAAGCGCATCTTTATCTGAGTATTGTATAAGTCTTCCTGTATCATTCAAATCAAATCTCTCCGTAGTTCCAGAATGAGTTATTATATGAATTTCAAACCCAGATAGGGCACTAACCTGATCTACCATGATGTTGTATTGCTCTTGGTCTTCCTGTACCAATAGAACGCCATTCCATTGTGCATAAATGAAAGCAAAACTATTGATAGAGAGTAGTATAGTGATAAGTAGTTGTTTCATGATTATTTTAATTGGTACAGAAAAATAACGTAAAAAGGTTTAGCTGTACATGTGAGCCAGAAAGCCGTGAAGTGGAGAAAGTGTAGATTGTTATTTTATCGGATTATAAAGGGCTATTATCAGGGTTTAGCCAAAAAACATACATTAGTTAAGGATGAAGTGAAGCGACTTTATCAATCAGCGTAAAACTTTTGGGGAGGATGTTTGGCTACAAACATTAAGGAAATTAAATTCAGATAAGAATATTTCTAGATTGACCTTCAATTGACAACATTATATTTCTGCACATTTACTTGTATAACCTACTCAAGTGATAAACCTTTGAAAAAGTATAGAAGCTAACTCTTCCATACTGTACTTATC is a window from the Limibacter armeniacum genome containing:
- the nrfD gene encoding NrfD/PsrC family molybdoenzyme membrane anchor subunit, translating into MEIVSKVREPLVTGGKTYKDITEDVCRPVEAAPNIKWLAGLGFALLLLVSGGYFLGEMLWYGIGKWGMNKSVEWAWDITNFVWWVGIGHAGTLISAVLLLFRQKWRTSINRAAEAMTIFAVICAAIWPVVHMGRPWLGAYWALPLPNAFGSLWVNFNSPLLWDVFAISTYFSVSLVFWFIGLIPDFATIRDRAIKPVPRLIYGMLSMGFNGSAKTWMHYESVSLILAGLSTPLVLSVHTIVSFDFATSVIPGWHTTIFPPYFVAGAIFSGFAMVLTLMIVTRKLYNLEDYITMEHIEMMNVIITVTGSVVGIAYITEFFIAWYSGVEYEQYAFVNRMTGQYWWAYWSMMTCNVISPQLFYFKGVRTNLYATFALSIVVNIGMWFERFVIIVTSLHRDYLPSSWVYFSPTIHDVMSYVFTFGLFFTLFLMFSKFFPVVNMAEVKSILRDSDSKVYRGRRTISDAVVPADHRTTEEEKARESVMA
- a CDS encoding DUF3341 domain-containing protein, whose amino-acid sequence is MENNKHFVLGIFNDHNVLLKAVKAVRGKGVNIKEVYTPYPVHHLEDALGYKRSWMPKAAFMFGMTGTILAIVLQTWVMGIDWPMIIGGKSFIAIPDFVPITFELTVLLSAFGMVGSFFVSQGLKPYAVPVIFDRRQSDDKHVMAIDLAKNGLSEAELMGLLEETGAEEVKRRDLTEKEQEGNFITYIVDLFTHGVTDSARKLN
- a CDS encoding c-type cytochrome, which codes for MRINKILLGLLAGAAVMTGCTAEGNDPGVEYAPQMYVSIPYEPLTQVTNEGVPTGLIEGLYEYYTNSTPYNDYKGKQPMNEMLPVEGTVARQNYSSVTKSLDAKPDQPLLYYKEYGKNDLEKAAAELQNPLPDSKDIVKEGKHLFEAYCQPCHGAAGDGQGKVGKVYLGVANLKGKAIVNATDGHIFHVITHGKGRMWSHKSQLNPEQRWKIVKYVRDLQGK
- a CDS encoding quinol:cytochrome C oxidoreductase, producing MAHVDVDINNIQEQFSFSGDLKKKILGIGGLGVLVLVIGIVMLMFGGGHGHEEHHAALEAAANVASVASDGHGHAADVAAHAEGGEHHGGFHWTTVLKTNLWMNAVYFIGIALLGFFFFTIQFAANAGWSTPVQRIMLNFGRFIPIGGAILLVAFLIGNHDIFHWTHSYLFDPTSPEFDPVIKGKEGFLNLPFYLVRMVVFVAVWTVFFFMLNKLSTNEDLHVGSTVHFRRTQRISVAFLIFFGVSESIASWDWIMSIDTHWYSTLFGWYCLASWLVTAVSSITLVAVILKEMGYLKIVNENHFHDLGKFIFGFSIFWSYLFLAQFLLIYYANIPEETIYFIERLRSGNYFWIFVTMLLFNFVMPFFIMMTRDAKRKTMFLKIVTVVIIIGHWLDFYLMITPGVLKENGGMTLSAIGMGLVFLSGFAYVIFNGLTKAGLIPQNHPMIEEGIYHHT
- the ygiD gene encoding 4,5-DOPA-extradiol-dioxygenase, giving the protein MGRIKAFDKLKDTGYTMPVLFVGHGSPMNGIEDNEFSRYWAKLGKEIPEPAAVLCISAHWLTRGTHITAMDAPRTIHDFGGFPKELFEVEYPAPGSPEIAKSTSDLIASTSVGLDHDWGLDHGCWTVVRHMYPNANIPVLQLSIDYDKPASYHYELGKELQALRKKGVLIMGSGNMVHNLRMVAWDKMSTPDFGFDWALEINEKFKQLISAQDHQSLIDYQKLGQAARLAVPTPDHYFPLLYTLALQQESDEVSFFNDRYVGGSLNMTSVKISAS
- a CDS encoding DUF4139 domain-containing protein — its product is MRILLIALLLLSGSQLLAQTYKDVSSKVKSATVYTKGAQIIRKANVSLKAGKNYLKFTKLSENINPSNLQLSGNGTYTLISVKHQHNYLSKEDKQQDADREVWKQKLDLLNKQEVKERAKLRVVDRELEILLANKQLRGEQQNLSTQELMTAMNYFSSKMTEIEEKKIAINSRLEDIKEEKEKLIHQISLLKKGNDELVSEVLAVVDVPQALDWKVELTYTIDKAGWFPTYDIRVNKLNEPMQIVSKASVFQQSGYDWKDVKLSISSGNPSQNQVLPTMDTWYLDYTYSTFNSRNYGSQSYYSTPASSLGIHQVSGKIRDERGEPIAGATVLVKGSTIGTVTNREGYYSLQLPNNAAVLVVHYIGYENVEVPINQSVANVTLKEDINQLDEVVVVGYGTEVKKRLSGKVAGVNVSKAKKEEAPKPIPVTRTENPVSFNYEIKIPYTVPSDGQSYVIEMLKQEVPTEYAYSAVPKLEEGAFLMARVPDWENYDFLEGEASLYFDNNFVGKTVISSETVTDTLDISLGKDERIVVKREKVKELKEKAFIGATRKATRAWTISLKNARSETVEVNLKDQIPVSVNDEIEVELLSGDGAELDDKTGLLTWKIKLKPGQSKDFTFKYMVRYPKKENVLLE